The Pygocentrus nattereri isolate fPygNat1 chromosome 17, fPygNat1.pri, whole genome shotgun sequence genome window below encodes:
- the mrpl44 gene encoding 39S ribosomal protein L44, mitochondrial, with protein MAACWRLLSRTVSVLGHGQVCRSVLLSQTREKKRWMKAYTLLMERKRRIEGEPAPKPRSQQPNWDYHAEVEAFSARLKESFSVELLKTAFVNPCYLRSEEERRRTLGLDAEGAALNLRDNTELREHGQQFTLNFLKDWCKSSFPNLPEAGVTAIVSHLTGSEVVCDVARNLAVEELAMAAEFPVPQDILRGTFFAVVGALEQSSGTEKARLFVRDFLVTQLIGKDLFDMWRVVNPMGLLVEELTRRGKALPEPRLIQSAGASTVLPLYFVGLYSDGKLLAQGPGETLLAAEEEAARVALRKLFGYTENRKPFDFSPPQEKPRTAASRAAASG; from the exons ATGGCGGCGTGCTGGAGGCTCCTGAGCCGGACTGTGTCAGTGCTGGGTCATGGACAGGTGTGCAGGAGCGTCCTCCTCAGTCAGACCAGGGAGAAGAAGAGGTGGATGAAGGCTTACACGCTGCTcatggagaggaagaggaggattgAGGGAGAGCCGGCGCCGAAGCCGCG CTCCCAGCAGCCGAACTGGGACTACCACGCTGAGGTTGAAGCTTTTAGCGCGCGGCTGAAGGAGAGTTTCTCAGTGGAGCTGCTGAAGACGGCCTTTGTGAACCCCTGCTACCTGCGCAGCGAGGAGGAGAGGAGGCGGACGCTGGGCCTGGACGCCGAAGGTGCTGCTCTGAACCTCAGAGACAACACTGAGCTGAGAGAACACGGCCAGCAGTTCACACTG AATTTCCTCAAAGACTGGTGCAAAAGCAGTTTCCCCAACCTGCCCGAGGCGGGAGTCACAGCCATTGTGAGTCACCTGACGGGGTCTGAGGTTGTGTGTGATGTGGCACGGAACCTGGCGGTGGAGGAACTGGCGATGGCCGCTGAGTTTCCTGTTCCACAAGACATCCTTCGGGGAACATTCTTCGCTGTGGTTGGTGCTCTGGAGCAGAGCAGTGGGACTGAGAAGGCGAGGCTTTTTGTCAGG GATTTCCTGGTGACACAGCTGATAGGGAAGGATCTGTTCGATATGTGGAGGGTAGTGAATCCTATGGGGCTGCTGGTGGAGGAGCTGACCCGTAGAGGAAAGGCCCTCCCTGAACCACGGCTCATCCAGTCCGCTGGGGCCAGCACTGTCCTTCCACTTTACTTCGTTGGCCTTTACAG TGATGGAAAGCTGCTGGCTCAGGGGCCTGGAGAGACACTACTGGCTGCAGAGGAGGAGGCAGCCCGAGTGGCTCTGAGGAAACTTTTTGGCTACACAGAAAACCGCAAACCCTTTGACTTCTCCCCACCCCAAGAGAAGCCTCGAACAGCAGCCTCCCGGGCAGCTGCCAGTGGATAA